A segment of the Fusobacterium ulcerans genome:
AAAACTTGTTGATGGAAAAATAAAATAGGCAAAAATCATACAAGATGGAGGTATAAATGAAGGCAGACTTGATACTATATAATATTGGAACTCTGGTAACTTCCAGAGAATTAGATAAAAAAGATTTTGATAATGGAATGGAAAATATAGAAATATTGAAAGATGCTTATTTAGTTGTAGAGGATGGAAAAATACTTCAAATAGGAACAGGAAAGGTGCCTGAAAGTTTAAAATCAGAATGGACAAAACTTATAGATGCAGAAGGAAAAGTAGTAACTCCTGGGATAATAGATTCACATACCCACCTTGTACATTATGGTTCCAGAGAAAATGAGCTTCCTATGAAATTAAAAGGAGTCCCTTATCTTGAAATACTTAGAAATGGCGGTGGAATTCTCAGCACAGTAAGAGCAACAAGAAAAGCAACAAGGTATGAACTTTTTGATAAGGCCTATGAAGTATTGGACAGAATGCTTTGTTTTGGAGTAACTACAGTGGAAGCCAAAAGTGGATATGGGCTTGATTTGGAAAATGAGATAAAGCAGCTGGAAGTAAATAAGAAACTTGATGAAAAGCATCCAGTTGATATAATTTCTACATTTATGGGAGCTCATGCTATACCAGAAGAATATAAGGGCAATTCACAGGGGTATATGGAAGAACTTTTTAAAATGCTTCCTATAATAAAAGAAAGAAAGCTTGCAGAATTTTGTGATATCTTTTGTGAAGATGAAGTATTCTCAATAGAAGAGAGCAGAAAAATATTAAATGAAGCTAAAAAACAAGGATTTATGCTGAAAATACATGCTGATGAAATAGTATCTCTAGGTGGAGGAGAATTGGCAGGAGAAGTGGGAGCAGTATCTTCAGAGCATCTCATGGCAGTAAGTAATGAGGGAATAAAAAGTCTAAAGGAAAATGGAGTAATTGCCGACATTCTTCCAGCTACATCTTTTAATCTTGGAAAAGCCTATGCACCAGTAAGAAAGATGATAAATGAAGGAGTAAATGTAGCTGTTTCTACTGACTATAATCCAGGATCATGTCCTTGTGAAAATATGCAGCTAGTAATGCAGATATGTTCTTCACAATTGAGAATGACACCAGCA
Coding sequences within it:
- the hutI gene encoding imidazolonepropionase, producing the protein MKADLILYNIGTLVTSRELDKKDFDNGMENIEILKDAYLVVEDGKILQIGTGKVPESLKSEWTKLIDAEGKVVTPGIIDSHTHLVHYGSRENELPMKLKGVPYLEILRNGGGILSTVRATRKATRYELFDKAYEVLDRMLCFGVTTVEAKSGYGLDLENEIKQLEVNKKLDEKHPVDIISTFMGAHAIPEEYKGNSQGYMEELFKMLPIIKERKLAEFCDIFCEDEVFSIEESRKILNEAKKQGFMLKIHADEIVSLGGGELAGEVGAVSSEHLMAVSNEGIKSLKENGVIADILPATSFNLGKAYAPVRKMINEGVNVAVSTDYNPGSCPCENMQLVMQICSSQLRMTPAEIFKAVTLNGARAVKREDNIGSLEKGKKADFVIFDTDNLNYIFYNFGINHVKDVFKEGKQVVKNKHVCYK